The following are encoded together in the Diachasmimorpha longicaudata isolate KC_UGA_2023 chromosome 3, iyDiaLong2, whole genome shotgun sequence genome:
- the LOC135160162 gene encoding juvenile hormone acid O-methyltransferase-like → MNQPKEYDDSNSLQYRDIEDLVEEFPEVFKKMKGRIIDIGCGPGNITKGVLLPAVGENATIVGADLCPYMVAYAEQNYSVTNKLSYMQLDIQTPELPNNLIEKFDNATSFYCLHWCRNTKGALRNFYQLLRPGGKAIILTISHHMIFDVYSEQREDPRFSAYMQDWLKFTSPQHGHPDAEDILRNDLNDIGFKIHHCSNRWKTFTYPRMEALIDLVMSVNPFVMRLPADLQKPYREDFEKRLKDKHLPKKDYSSGCSVDCCIALLIAVFEKPHY, encoded by the exons ATGAATCAACCGAAGGAATATGACGACTCAAACAGCCTCCAGTACCGTGATATAGAAGATCTGGTTGAAGAGTTCCCCGAGGTgttcaaaaaaatgaagggcCGCATTATTGACATCGGATGCGGACCTGGAAATATTACAAAGGGTGTACTACTTCCAGCTGTGGGGGAAAATGCTACTATTGTCG GTGCTGACCTATGCCCTTACATGGTTGCCTATGCAGAGCAAAATTACTCTGTGACAAATAAACTGTCGTACATGCAATTAGATATTCAAACACCCGAATTGCCTAATaacttgattgaaaaatttgataatgCCACGTCGTTCTATTGTCTTCATTGGTGTAGAAACACGAAGGGCGCGTTGAGAAATTTTTACCAACTTCTTCGTCCAGGGGGTAAAGCCATTATTTTGACAATCTCTCATCATATGATATTCGATGTCTACTCCGAACAACGTGAAGATCCAAGATTTTCAGCATATATGCAG GATTGGCTGAAGTTTACCTCTCCGCAACACGGGCATCCGGATGCTGAAGATATTCTGAGAAACGACTTGAATGACATTGGCTTCAAGATACATCATTGCTCTAACAGATGGAAAACTTTTACGTACCCAAGGATGGAGGCTCTGATTG ATTTGGTGATGTCTGTTAATCCATTTGTCATGCGGCTACCAGCTGATCTTCAAAAACCTTACAGAGAAGATTTCGAGAAGCGACTCAAAGACAAACACCTTCCGAAAAAAGATTATTCTAGTGGTTGTAGTGTCGACTGTTGCATTGCACTGCTAATTGCTGTATTTGAAAAACCTCATTATTAA